From the genome of Lewinellaceae bacterium:
GTTGGCTGACATATTTTTCCAATTCCTGGTCCAGGCGTTTTAGTCGGTTTTCTATTTTCTTGATGCCCAAGGCTCCTCGATTCGCATTAGCCTTGGCCCGCATCCCATCTATGCTGACTTGCTTGCCTTCCAAATACCCACCGCTCTTTAAAAAGGCATTAAGCTGTTTGAATAACCTTCGGATAGACTCCCCATGATCCCGCCTATAATCCGCTATGGTCTTAAAATCCGGTTGCAGACCGCCTAACAGCCAGATCATTTCTATATTCCGATGTGTTTCTACCTCCAGCCGTCGGCTACTGCTTATTCGATTCAGGTAACCGTATAAGTATAATTTTATCAGCGTCCGGGCTCCATACGGCCGTTGCCCGATCTGTGATTGCCCCTTTTGGCTATAGGACTCTTCATCCGCACTTACCGCCCTTTCTACAAATTCATCCA
Proteins encoded in this window:
- a CDS encoding transposase — encoded protein: MRYKEPSSRSELALGLVEDLVDQEHYIRLLDEFVERAVSADEESYSQKGQSQIGQRPYGARTLIKLYLYGYLNRISSSRRLEVETHRNIEMIWLLGGLQPDFKTIADYRRDHGESIRRLFKQLNAFLKSGGYLEGKQVSIDGMRAKANANRGALGIKKIENRLKRLDQELEKYVSQLNYNDEVDDRLDRLDALADKEKESIERIAELHEEIQDLLKKKHT